AAAccttggttaggattttgccccaAGTTACACAGACACCCTTCCAGAATGACACACTGGATGTGCAATGAGGCAGTCGTATATAGTAAAAAGTCTTTTTATTAAGAAGGCTTTGAAAGTTCAAAAAATAAAACTCTGGATACAATTTTCATAACCGTCAAGTCAGCTcagctatatatatatttatatgaaaAATCAGTACTTTCGCTGTTGTAAGGTTAAGGGTCCAGTTTCCCATCcccttttgcttttttaaaataaaatatattttagttCTTAAAATTTATTCAATAAAGTACTTATTTTCCTAGAAATGCCCTACATATACACAGAGGTAAAAAATAAGCTTCAAAAAGAATCCAGCGAAAACAAAGAGATAGAAATTTTTTTGCGTGTGCGCAAGACATATAACCTGACACTTCTCATTTCCCTCCTCCCAGCAATGCCCCCCATGCCGTGCCTCTTCCTAGTTGACCCCAAATaccctcccccccttctctttaCACAGATTTCAGGAAGTAGCTGATCAAACTTGTCTTGCCAacaaaaataatatatatatatatatatatttatatatatgtatgtatgtatatatgtataagtATATACACTTGTTGAATTGCATACTAAAAAATCATCCCCccaaataaaaaataatgataaaatgtattttcttttcttgaaaaaaaaaataataaaagaccACCATTGCCATGTCCTTAAAAAGTGCTTGTGGAGCTCAGATTTGCTCAATTTATTTTatctttgcaaaaaaataaaaataaacactgtAATTTCGAAAGAATGGTCAGAGGAACAGTCAGCATTGTCCTCCACCCAGTCTGTGCATCTGGGTTGAGAGTTAAAAGCTATTCTGTAAACAATATTTTTCTATTTGTTGCCACAGCTCTTGTGGTTCTTGCCTCTCTTCCTTGTCGCACCCTCCCAATTCTATTtcatcccttccctcccctttacCACCATCTTGCTTTCTACCTAGTGAGAAATATTGGACGtattcctttcccttcctccctccctaccTCCACAACTCcttactttttaaattaaaaaataaaaaggtggaTTTAAACAGTTTACAAGTTCGAAAAAGCCGTGTTTTTGTACGGAGGAAGGGGAGATGGGCATGTTGCAGGGCCTGCCAATCTGGGAGCTATGAGAAAATGTGGATGGCCTGTGTGGCTGGCGTGTGGCAGGCAGGGCACTCCGGCTTGGCTTTGCCACAGATTCGCATAGCGCACTCCATGCAGAAGAGGTTGTGGCCGCAGGGCACCAAGGCAGCAATTACCTCACTTTCAAAACACACCATGCACTCGCGGGAGCTCTTCCGGGGCCCATCGGAGCCACTTGAATCTGTGGGGGAGCCTGAAGTGGCTGAGATGCTGCTTGGcaaggatgaggaggaagagtAGCCAGTGCTGTtagagaaagaagaaagggagCCTTGGGTTGGCAGCCAGGACAGGGCGTTGACTGGGTCACTCTGAATGCGCCGGGCCAAGGGATGCTCCAGGGCCACACTGGTCTCTGGGAGGGTCGGTGAATTCCGGGGGGTGGCTGTGCTACTGAGGCTGCTGTTGCGTCTCTGTGAGGAACCATTGACGGAGGAACAGGAGCTGCTGAAGGCCTGAAGTGGGTTTCCAGAGGGCTCAAATGGAGACCAGATGGCTGCTGGCATGGTGAGGTCCAAGGCCAGGAAATCAAACCCAAAGTCACAGTCTTCTGAGCTGAGCATGGGGGCTGGGGGCTCAGTAAAAGGGAAGCTGCTGCCAGTGCTGAAAGGACTGCTGGGAGGGCCTTCAGCCCCATGGCCCCCAAAGTAAGGCTCTGCTGAGGAGGTAGTGCTCCCCAAGGAAGCAAGGTTATCGTTGCGCAGACTGGAAAGTGGTCGGCGGGTGGGGTTGGGGGCtttggcccacaggctggatgtcGTGCCACCCAGCAAGTCCAAGCACACATCAGTGCCATTGGAATGAAAGTCGTTGTCAGCATTGACGTCAATAAAGGAGCCAGTCCTCATGGTGATGTGAGCTTCAATCTCCTCCCGAGCCCGGTCAACGTTCTCGGGCATGCCAGTTACCTCAAAGACAGGTTCCTTGTCCCGACTTGGGGTCACGATGTATGTGTGAGTTTGCTGTTGGATCCGCTTGATGGTGGCTCCCTTTGGACCCACCACCAACCCAACAACGCGGTAAGGGACCCGCACCTGGATGGTGGTCTGCCCGGGAAGATTGGGAGGGCCCAAGACTGAGCCTGTCACCGCATTGATTTTGTTGCGTGTGGCCCGGATCATCGAAAAGTGTTCAGCAGCAGAGAGGATCTCCCGCTTGGCCATTTCCACATCCTCTTTCCGTCCTGTCACGATGAAGACTGGTTCCTCCCCTCGCACTGGTGTCTTTATGTAGGTGTTGGTTTTCGCTCGCAGAGCTTTGATCTTGCAAcctgaaagaaaagaaggaaaggaggaagacAGTAACATTAGCCAGTAGGTAATTATATGTATTACTTTGTtacttagttaaaaaaaaatacatacacacaaatCTCCACCCAG
The DNA window shown above is from Tiliqua scincoides isolate rTilSci1 chromosome 8, rTilSci1.hap2, whole genome shotgun sequence and carries:
- the MEX3D gene encoding RNA-binding protein MEX3D isoform X1, producing MPSSIYQPDGGEGSCCPPPDLGGLLNPQMLLPSCCNSSSSTSSFPLPSKQTEDLLEHPSPPPSPPPPPGGFQKAEKTREEDQHQETTAAALRFALDQLSILGLEEEEEQKAMEDGEGGPEGEDEGMDAGDAGDDGGGGLDHFGYVGASVPPPGGGLVLLDPEGSPPASSSASPAEIFGAFHPHLGPPHPPQLPLLAGQLGIIGSRKKSVNMTECVSVPSSEHVAEIVGRQGCKIKALRAKTNTYIKTPVRGEEPVFIVTGRKEDVEMAKREILSAAEHFSMIRATRNKINAVTGSVLGPPNLPGQTTIQVRVPYRVVGLVVGPKGATIKRIQQQTHTYIVTPSRDKEPVFEVTGMPENVDRAREEIEAHITMRTGSFIDVNADNDFHSNGTDVCLDLLGGTTSSLWAKAPNPTRRPLSSLRNDNLASLGSTTSSAEPYFGGHGAEGPPSSPFSTGSSFPFTEPPAPMLSSEDCDFGFDFLALDLTMPAAIWSPFEPSGNPLQAFSSSCSSVNGSSQRRNSSLSSTATPRNSPTLPETSVALEHPLARRIQSDPVNALSWLPTQGSLSSFSNSTGYSSSSSLPSSISATSGSPTDSSGSDGPRKSSRECMVCFESEVIAALVPCGHNLFCMECAMRICGKAKPECPACHTPATQAIHIFS
- the MEX3D gene encoding RNA-binding protein MEX3D isoform X2, coding for MEKEDQRERMKGWMQEMREMMEEEGWTTLGCKIKALRAKTNTYIKTPVRGEEPVFIVTGRKEDVEMAKREILSAAEHFSMIRATRNKINAVTGSVLGPPNLPGQTTIQVRVPYRVVGLVVGPKGATIKRIQQQTHTYIVTPSRDKEPVFEVTGMPENVDRAREEIEAHITMRTGSFIDVNADNDFHSNGTDVCLDLLGGTTSSLWAKAPNPTRRPLSSLRNDNLASLGSTTSSAEPYFGGHGAEGPPSSPFSTGSSFPFTEPPAPMLSSEDCDFGFDFLALDLTMPAAIWSPFEPSGNPLQAFSSSCSSVNGSSQRRNSSLSSTATPRNSPTLPETSVALEHPLARRIQSDPVNALSWLPTQGSLSSFSNSTGYSSSSSLPSSISATSGSPTDSSGSDGPRKSSRECMVCFESEVIAALVPCGHNLFCMECAMRICGKAKPECPACHTPATQAIHIFS